In Vulpes lagopus strain Blue_001 chromosome 1, ASM1834538v1, whole genome shotgun sequence, a genomic segment contains:
- the ENPP4 gene encoding bis(5'-adenosyl)-triphosphatase ENPP4, whose protein sequence is MKLLVILLFSGLITGYRGNSSHSLSSKLLLVSFDGFRADYLQDYEFPHLQNFIKEGVLVEHVKNVFITKTFPNHYSIVTGLYEESHGIVANSMYDASTKKRFSDFDDKDPFWWNEAEPIWVTNQLQENRSSAAAMWPGTDVPIHNTTPSYFMNYSSSVSFEERLNNITMWLMNSNPPVTFATLYWEEPDASGHKYGPEDKENMYRVLKGIDDLIGELVHRLKVLGLWENLNVIITSDHGMTQCSKERLINLDLCIDNSSYTLVDLTPVAALLPKINITEVYNKLKVCSPHMNVYLKEEIPARFHYQHNDRIQPIILVADEGWTIVLNKSLPKLGDHGYDNSLSSMHPFLAAHGPAFHKGYKQSTINSVDIYPMMCHILGLKPHPNNGTFGHTKCLLVDQWCINLPEAIGIVIGALLVLTTLTCLIIIMQNRLSVPRPFSRLQLQEDDDDPLIE, encoded by the exons ATGAAGTTACTagtaatacttttattttctggacTTATAACTGGTTATAGAGGTAACTCTTCCCATAGCTTGTCATCCAAGTTACTACTGGTGTCCTTTGATGGTTTCAGAGCTGACTATCTACAGGACTATGAATTTCCTCATCTCCAGAATTTTATCAAAGAAGGAGTCCTGGTAGAgcatgttaaaaatgtttttatcacaAAAACATTTCCAAACCACTACAGTATTGTGACAGGCTTGTATGAAGAAAGCCATGGCATCGTGGCTAATTCCATGTATGATGCAAGCACAAAGAAACGTTTTTCTGACTTTGATGACAAGGATCCTTTTTGGTGGAATGAAGCAGAACCTATTTGGGTGACCAACCAGCTTCAGGAAAACAGATCAAGTGCTGCTGCTATGTGGCCTGGCACTGATGTACCCATTCACAATACCACACCTTCCTATTTTATGAATTATAGCTCTTCAGTGTCATTTGAGGAGAGACTAAATAACATTACCATGTGGCTGATGAATTCCAACCCACCGGTCACTTTTGCAACACTTTACTGGGAAGAACCAGATGCAAGTGGCCACAAATACGGACctgaagataaagaaaacatgtaCAGAGTGTTGAAAGGAATAGATGATCTCATTGGTGAGCTAGTCCACAGACTCAAGGTGCTAGGGTTGTGGGAAAATCTCAATGTGATCATTACAAGTGATCATGGGATGACCCAGTGCTCAAAGGAGAGACTGATAAACTTGGATCTCTGCATTGATAATTCAAGCTACACTCTTGTAGATTTGACTCCAGTTGCTGCCCTACTTCCCAAGATAA atATCACGGAGGTTTATAACAAACTGAAAGTCTGTAGCCCTCACATGAATGTTTATCTCAAAGAAGAGATTCCTGCCAGATTTCACTACCAACATAATGATCGAATTCAGCCTATTATTTTGGTTGCTGATGAAGGCTGGACAATTGTGTTAAATAAATCATTACCAAAAT tAGGTGACCATGGTTATGATAATTCTTTGTCTAGTATGCATCCATTTCTAGCTGCCCACGGTCCTGCATTTCACAAAGGCTACAAACAAAGCACAATTAACAGTGTGGATATTTATCCAATGATGTGCCACATCCTGGGATTAAAACCACATCCCAATAATGGAACCTTTGGTCATACGAAGTGTTTGTTAGTTGACCAGTGGTGCATTAATCTCCCAGAAGCCATCGGAATTGTTATTGGTGCGCTCTTGGTCTTAACCACACTAACATGCCTCATAATAATCATGCAGAATAGACTGTCTGTACCCCGTCCATTTTCCCGACTTCAGCTGCAAGAAGATGACGATGATCCTTTAATTGAGTAA